A window from Candidatus Coatesbacteria bacterium encodes these proteins:
- the porA gene encoding pyruvate ferredoxin oxidoreductase, with product MMQINPDVVAAYPITPQTALMQKFADFHSDGDVDTELVLVESEHSAMSACVGSSAAGARTMTATSANGLALMFEIVYIAASTRLPIVMPVVNRALSAPINIQCDHSDSMACRDSGWIQLYSRNAQEAYENTIMAVRIAEHPDVLLPTMVCLDGFITSHGMENVTVYDHGKVQEFIGTYHPTNHLLDPELPVTIGPLDFSDYYFEHKRGQIDAMNAARDVILEVSREFGDEFGTRDYGYFRTHHLEDAETAIVVLNSTGGTVEYMIDELRGRGEKVGGLFLRTFRPFPGEELAEALGHVKAVAVMDRMESFGALGGPVYSELRSALYDAGARPGIVSRTYGLGGKTVDNEHVEQLYGDLQKLAAGKEIEQYGYINLRVPDGAAV from the coding sequence AGCTGGTGCTGGTCGAGAGCGAGCACTCGGCGATGAGCGCCTGCGTGGGCTCCTCGGCCGCCGGGGCGCGCACGATGACGGCCACCAGCGCCAACGGTCTGGCGCTGATGTTCGAGATCGTCTACATCGCCGCCTCGACCCGGCTACCCATCGTCATGCCCGTGGTCAACCGGGCCCTGTCGGCGCCGATCAACATCCAGTGCGACCATTCCGACTCGATGGCCTGCCGCGACTCGGGCTGGATCCAGCTCTACAGCCGCAACGCCCAGGAGGCCTACGAGAACACCATCATGGCCGTCCGCATCGCCGAACACCCCGACGTGCTGCTGCCGACGATGGTCTGCCTGGACGGCTTCATCACCTCCCACGGGATGGAGAACGTCACCGTCTACGACCACGGCAAGGTGCAGGAGTTCATCGGCACCTACCATCCGACCAACCACCTGCTCGATCCCGAGCTGCCGGTGACCATCGGCCCGCTGGACTTCTCCGACTATTACTTCGAGCACAAGCGCGGCCAGATCGACGCCATGAACGCCGCCCGCGACGTGATCCTCGAGGTCTCCCGGGAGTTCGGTGACGAGTTCGGCACCCGGGACTACGGCTACTTCCGCACCCATCACCTCGAGGACGCCGAGACGGCGATCGTGGTGCTCAACTCGACCGGCGGCACCGTCGAGTACATGATCGACGAGCTGCGCGGCCGCGGCGAGAAGGTCGGCGGTCTGTTCCTGCGGACCTTCCGGCCCTTCCCCGGTGAAGAGCTGGCCGAGGCCCTGGGCCATGTCAAGGCCGTGGCGGTGATGGACCGCATGGAGAGCTTCGGCGCCCTGGGCGGTCCGGTCTACAGCGAGCTGCGCTCGGCCCTCTACGACGCCGGCGCCCGACCCGGGATCGTCAGCCGGACCTACGGCTTGGGCGGCAAGACCGTCGACAACGAGCACGTCGAACAGCTCTACGGCGACCTGCAGAAGCTGGCCGCCGGCAAGGAAATCGAGCAGTACGGTTACATCAACCTGCGCGTGCCCGACGGGGCCGCCGTTTAA